A section of the Humulus lupulus chromosome 2, drHumLupu1.1, whole genome shotgun sequence genome encodes:
- the LOC133818767 gene encoding gamma-secretase subunit APH1-like → MTVAAGVGYALIALGPSLSLFLSVISKKPFLILTILSSTLLWLISLIILSGLWRAFLPMKSDTWWLYGVLLFTAVAFQEGLRILFWKVYKRLEDILDTFADRVSKPRLFLTDKMQIALAGGMGHGLAHAVFFCLSLLTPAFGPATYFVDNCSKIPFFLVSAIIALAFVTIHTFSMVIAFNGYAERNKVDQFFVPLVHLVAAMGTLVNFASGGCIIAIPLLYFVTILTLLYCGKMVWRRLTEDQSRQSN, encoded by the exons ATGACGGTTGCAGCGGGAGTTGGGTATGCCTTGATAGCGTTGGgaccttctctttctctcttcctcTCCGTTATCTCCAAAAAGCCTTTTCTCATTCTCACCATCCTCTCAAg TACCCTGTTATGGCTGATAAGCCTGATCATATTGTCTGGACTATGGAGGGCATTTCTTCCTATGAAGTCGGATACATGGTGGCTTTATGGAGTCCTTTTATTCACCGCGGTTGCGTTTCAGGAGGGCCTGCGGATTCTCTTCTGGAAAGTCTACAA GAGGCTGGAAGATATTTTGGATACTTTTGCTGATAGAGTCTCAAAACCACGCCTATTTCTGACAGACAAGATGCAAATTGCTCTGG CTGGTGGTATGGGCCATGGCTTAGCCCATGCTGTTTTTTTCTGTCTCAGCCTCTTAACACCAGCATTTGGACCAGCAACATATTTTGTTGATAACTGCTCCAAGATACCCTTTTTCCTTGTTTCTG CAATCATTGCTCTTGCATTTGTTACCATTCACACTTTCTCAATGGTCATAGCATTTAATGGATATGCGGAAAGGAACAAAGTGGACCAGTTTTTTGTTCCTCTAGTCCATCTTGTTGCAGCTATGGGG ACACTTGTTAATTTCGCATCAGGAGGCTGCATTATCGCTATTCCTCTACTTTACTTTGTCACAATCTTGACACTCCTATATTGTGGGAAGATGGTGTGGAGAAGGTTGACGGAAGACCAAAGTAGACAGAGTAATTAA